The Thermococcus sp. 4557 genomic sequence GGTCGCGCGGGATTTTTTCGATGGACAGAACCCCGGTCAGGCTCGTCCTTCCATCGAAGGCCCCTGAGATCTGCGCTATGTCGCCCGCCTTCACGAAGGGCAGGTCTGCGGAGACGCTGACGAAGGGCCCGAACTCGTGGAGGAGCCACCCAACGTCTTCAACATAACCCTTTCCCGGTGTTTCTACGAAGGGAATTCCCTCGCGGAGGCACAGCTCCTTAGTCTTCGGCGTGTTCCGGGAGAGGGCAACGGTTGTTTCACCGACATTTTCCGCCTCATGGTAGATGCGGAGGATCATTGGCACTCCGCCGACCATTAAAACTGGTTTTTCTCGTCCCATTCTGCTCGAACGCCCACCGGCCATGATGACTATCATCGGAACCCCCTCTTAACTCATCTGCCAGACCACCACAATTCCCAGGAGCGCTCCAGCCCGCGTTATCTCCGCCACAGCCCCAATGCAGTCACCGTTAAGCCCGCCAAAGTTCTTCAGCGAGATGTGAATAACGTAAGCCCCAGTCAAGGGGCCAGTGAGGGACGCTAAGGAGCGTGGTTCGGTGTAAGCTATTGGGATGAGCAAGAGGAAGTAAAGGGCCGTTCCAAGAACCAGTTGCTTTCGATTCACCCGCTCCATGAAGTACGCTCCGAGTCCCTGACCGAGGGGCTTCTTCGTCGCTAGAGCGAGGAGCATGGCGAACTTGGAGTTCAGCTCCGCCAGGAAGAGGGCATAGAAAGGAACGAGCTGGAGGGAATAGACCTGGAGGAAAAGAACCATCACGACCGCAAAAACTCCCGCTATCCCGGTGTTCAGATCCTTCATTGCCTTAATCTTCCTCTCGCGGTCGCCCTTGGCCATTATCCCGTCCGCCCAGTCCGCCAGGCCGTCGAGGTGGAGGAGCCCTATCGTGAAGTATAGAGCAAGAAGGGCCAAAACGTTCCCGAGGGGAAGGTTAAGGTAGAGAACCGCGGTTGGAAGGGCCGAGCTTAGGAGGGCAACCAGTGGGAGTGCCCAGAGCTCTCCCCGGGCCTTCTCGAAGTCTCCCCTAACCGGCAGTCTGGTGAAAAAGGGAACGAGGTTCTTCATGGCTGCTCCCCCTCTGATTCGAAGAGTCTCGTCATACAGCCCGCTATGAAGCCGCCGACCGCGTCGTCGAGGAACGGTGGGAGCTCCGCCAAAATCCCCGGTTTCCGCGTGTCGTAGTAGAAGAAGTTGAAGAGAGCCATCTTGCCGCCGATTAGCTCGGCTATGGAAATCCCAATCAGCTCGTCGGCCACTAAATTGACCGGATCGCCCTCAACCTTGAAGTTCTCCTCAAGCAGGAACGCCGCCGTTAGGAGTGCCTGGACGTTGATGTCACCAAGATAGTGGAGCATCAGCTCCCTAAGTTTCTCCCGAACTTCTTCTCGTTCGTCACCGATGTAAAGTTCCAGCGCGGTGTCGAGCATCGCGTCGAGTGTTATCCCCTTTGATTCGAGAATCTGAAAGAACTCCACCATACCCTTTTCCACCGTTTCAGTCTTCAACCACCAAACCTATAAACCCTCTGGACTTTTTATCCATTATGCTCTTAAGGCTGGAGAACCTCAAAAGGGTGGGCGAGCTTTACATAAACCCGACCAACCTCAAGGTCGCCCCGTTAGCCCTTCGCGACTGGAGGGACTTTCTAAGTCTGGATGAGAGGACCTACGGGGTCTATGCGAGAACGATATACAACCCCCAGGAGCGTTTTCTGGTGGTAAATTCAGATGATATGGGCCCTTTAATGAGACTGGAGGCTCTCTACTGGGAGTTTCTGATGGAGGCGGAGTACTTTTGCGGCACCGAGAATCTGGACTATCAGCTCCGGATCGGGGAGTTTGATGGCCTTCCCTTCGCCAACGGCTGGGTCGGTTCGGGAGTGGTGCTCGTAGGGGAGGCACCGGGAAGGAGGGGCTGCGGGAAGACGGGGATATGCTTCTACCGCGACGCATCGGGAATGCTCCTGAGGAAGACCCTCTTCAGCCTCGGCATTAACCCCGACTTCCTCTACATAACCAACGTCCTCAAGTGTAACCCTCCGCAAAACAGGCTCCGTGGAGTCCCTGAGGGGGCCTATGAACTGCTCGCAATGGAGATCGAGGCGATTAAGCCAGGGGCCATCTTCGCCATTGGCAGAACCGCCGAGAAGACCCTCAAAGAGCTTGGATTCGAGGTTGAGTACTTAAAACACCCGGCCTGGTACGTGCGCCGGGGCCTGAGGGAACCGAGTGAGGAGATACTCGCCGAGTACGCTAAAATCAGGGAGGCCATGGGAGAATGGAGGTCCTAATCGTTTTTCTCCTTGCGCTCCTCTGGGACCTGCTCCTCGGCGAGCCGCCGGCGTTAGTCCACCCCGTCGTCTGGTTCGGACGGTTAGTGGGGTTTTTTGACGGACGCTGGGAGCGAAAAGGTCCTCTTCCCGACTTCTTAGCCGGAACACTGGCCGCTCTGGTCGCCCTCCTCTTTGCCATTGCCCTCTCGCTCCTTCCGTTCTACCTACCCTTCCCGCTCAACTATGCTTTGGCCGTTTACCTCCTCAAGAGCTCCTTTGCGATAAAGAGCCTCCACGAGCACGTTTCGAGAACCGTAACTGAGAACATCGAGGAAAAGAGGAATGCCGTCTCGATGATAGTGAGCAGGGATACAAAGAGCCTTGACGAGGCGCACCTCAACTCGGCAGCGATAGAGAGCCTCGCCGAGAACCTGAACGACTCTGTTGTGGCTCCCCTTTTCTACTTCCTCCTCTTTGGCCTCCCGGGAGCTCTGCTCTACCGTGCCGCTAACACGCTCGACGCGATGCTCGGTTACCGGAACGAGCGCTACGAGTTCTTCGGCAAGTTCTCGGCGAGGTTCGACGACCTCCTCAACTTCGTCCCGGCCCGCTTGACGGTTCTCCTCTACCTCCCGTTCGGCGGACGGAGGGTTTTGAAGTATTACCGCCTCGCGAGGTTCAAGCTCAACTCCGACAAGCCGATGGCTGCCATGAGCGCCCTCCTCGGCGTCTGGCTAGAGAAGCCCGGCGTGTATCATTTTCCCGGCAGAGCTCCGGAGAACAACGATATACGGAAGGCCCTGAAGGTTTACTGGTTAGTCGTTGCCGAATGGGTGATTATCGTCTCTCTACTCCTTGCAACGGAGGTGTTTCCATGCTTGAACCCGTGAAGTTCTCAACTTACCACGGCGGGAGCAGGGAAGAAGGTCTGCTCGACTTCTCGGCCTCGCTGAATCCCTATCCGCCCGAGTGGCTCGAGGAGATGTTCCGGAGGGCAAAGGAGATAAGCACCCGCTACTCCTACTATGAGAGGCTTGAGAAGGAACTGGCCGAGCTAGTCGGTGAACCCCTGACGGTAACGGCTGGAATCACCGAGGCGCTCTACCTCCTCGGAATACTCGCGCTCCGTGGGAGGAAGGTGGTAATCCCCCGCCATACATACGGCGAGTACGAGAGGGCTGCGAGGATTTTTGGAGCGGAGGTCATTAAAGGCCCGAACGAGCCTGAAAAGCTCGCGGAGCTTGTTGGGAGAGACTCGGTGGTTTTCTTCTGCAACCCCAACAACCCCGACGGGAGGTTTTATAGAATTAAGGAGCTCAAACCCCTCCTCGATGCGGTTGAGGAGGGAAAAGCCCTCCTTGTCCTCGATGAGGCTTTCATAGACTTTGTGGAGAGACCTGAAAGCCCGGAAGGAGGAAACATCGTCAGGCTTAGAACCTTCACCAAGAGCTACGGTCTGCCGGGAATAAGGGTCGGCTACGTCCTGGGCTTTCCAGAGGCGTTTAGGAGTGTTAGAATGCCGTGGAGCATAGGTTCAGTGGGTCTGGCCTTCCTTGAATTCCTAATCAAGGACGGCTTCGAACACCTGAGGAAAACGATGCCCCAAATCTGGCGTGAGAAGAAAAGGCTGGAACAGGCCCTCGACGTGAAAAGCGACGCCAACTTCTTCATCAAGCGCGTTGGTGATGCAGGGGAAGCCGTGGAGAGACTTAAAGAACGTGGAATCCTCGTCAGGAGCTGTGAGAGCTTCGGCCTGCCCGAGTTCGTTCGCTTTTCGGTTAGAAAGCCGGAGGAGAATGATATTTTAATTGCAGGGTTCAGGCGTGTTTTAAACGGCCTTTGACAGTGCGTGCTGTGGAAACACGAGGGCAACGGTTAAATAATTCTGTGGACTATGTAGGATACGGGACACAACAAAGAATGGTGTCTCCGTTGAGAAAATACATATCCTCCGCGCTGATCCTCCTGCTCACCCTGCTCCTGATAGCATCGATAAACCAGATACCTACAAGGCTTTACGGCACCCCTGAAAGGATCTCTGCAGGCAATGGCTCCGGAATCGCCGGCGTTGAGAACCTTTTGGGGGTGAGCACTCCCGAGCAGTCCACAGAGAAATCGGCGATGAAAAACGGTACCCTTGACCTCTCCCGGTTCTACCCATGGCTGAACGGCAGTTCCCGTGGGGCATCCCCGAGAAACGTCTCCTTCAATCTTAGTAATGAGTACAACAACATGAGCTATCCTTTCAACTCCAGCGGCACGGGTATTCTCACAGAGCCCGAGTCCATAGATCTCCGCAGGAACAGCTTCTGCAGGGGAGACACCAAGAGAATCGTCATGACCGTGAGCGGGGCAGCCCACACCGCGTACCTCAGGGGCGGTGTCTATGCCACGTACCTGAACGGAACGTGGTATCGCCTGAACGAGACCCCCGTGACTGAAAACCGGGGCGTGCTGCCGCTCCCCACCGTAGAGCACACGAAGGTGTCTGACAACATCACGGTGGTTCTGGCGTCCCCGATAATCACGGGCAACCTTCTGACCGCCCTTTATACTGAAGAAGTAAGCGCGCCGGGTGATCTGAGATACTACCCTGAAAGCCACCTGTTCGGAACCTCCGGGGTCGTCTGGAACTATTCCTTCAAGACCGTGCATTATATATTCCCGGATACCGCCCTGGAGGGAGCGAAAACCACTGTTTCTACTCAGTACCTCCAGACTCCGAACGTGAGTGAGAGGGTCTTGGAGCTAGCCCGCAACATAACCGAGGGAATCGAAGGTGACTACCTGAAGGCGAGGGCGATAGAGAGCTATCTTCGCACGCACTACGAATTTGACATGAACGCGCCCCCCGCCCCCGAAGGTATCGACCCCCTCGAATGGTTTCTGTTTCATTCGAAGAGAGGGGTCTGCATTGACTTCAACACGGCCTTCGTGGTTCTGGCCAGACTGAACGGAATCCCCGCGAGGCTGGTTACGGGATATCTGATAAAAGAAACCCCCGCCGAGCAGGCTGTGCATCCGATACAGGCCCACGCGTGGGCGGAGGTGCCCTTTGAGGGTATTGGATGGGTTACGTTTGATGCCACTGCACCCGCGGGCGGCCTCTTGGGACAGGGCAACGAAACCGCGGGGGTGGGCGAATCGCAGAAACCGGAGAACCAGAGCCTTCCCGGTCCGGATTTCGACATCCTGATCAAGCCGGACCCCGTTGTCACCGATGTCAACAGGTCTTTTCAGGTCTACGTCACCGTGATTCCTCGTGGCCTTGGAGAAGTAAACGGTTGCAAACCGGAACTTAGCGTCAAAATTAGCATGGATGGATTGTATTCGGTCAGCTCCACGATTGCGCCGAACATCACGAAACCATTCCGCATGAGTGGAATTCCAGAGCCGGGCACGTATCATCCAACGGTCAAAGTCACCCTCTCGTACTGCGGTACCGTGAGCGGGACGAAATCGAAAACGTTCACCGTTATAGTTCGGGGCGGGAAGTTCTCACTGACGGCAGAACCTGAAAACCTCACCCTCGTGACGGGGGAGCTCGGCAGGTTAAAGATATACGTCACGGGAGACGGGTACTTTGGGAGGGTTGACCTGAACGTCGAGTATCCAGGCAGGTACAGGCTCCTGAAGGAGTCGGGAATCCCCGACTTTGAATCCGACCTCCTCTTAACGGCACCCTCGAGGCCAGGTGACTACACCGTCAAAATAACCGGAACCTCAGGCGACACAGCGGTCGTCCTTCAGGTCCCACTGCGAGTTCTCGGGCGCACCCGGACAAGGATAACGGATTATCCGGTTGAGATACTAAAGAACCAGCCCTTCTGGGTGAACGGAACCGTAACCGACGAGAACGGAGGGCCCGTTGACGGCCCGGTGTACGTGACCCTCAACGAGAGCAAGGCCTCCCCAGGTGTGGTGGTCGGTAGGGGCGCCTCTGTAAACGGACGCTTCAGCATTGAGTGCTCCGCTCCTTATGACCTTCCCCCTGGAAACTATCAGATAGTGGCCCACTTCGAGGGAAACGATTACTACCTCCCGTCCAACAGCGACCCTGGGGTAATCGTCAGGGACAGAACAGCTATTCAGGTTGAGGGGCAGATAGTGACGAAGACCGGGAAGTTCGAACTCGGGGGAAAGCTCGTTGATTCCGCAGGGAACGGCGTTCCCAACGCCACGATTGGGGTCAGCCTGGATGGAACCTTTCACATCAACGTTACCACAGATTCCGCAGGCGTCTTCACGGTCCCCCTGCTTCTGGAAACGCCTGGGGAACATCATGTTCTAATATCGTACGGGGGAAGCAGGTACTATCTGGGTGCGGAGGCGACGGTAAACATCACCGCGGTCGAGCTCAATGCAACCGTTCCTGATAGGTGGATAATAGGCTGGAACGTCACGATCAACGGCTCGATTCTGGGCGTCGACTCCGGCAGCGTGTCCCTTTCGACCCCCATGGGCCGTTTCACCAGTGTCCTGAAAGGGGGACGCTTTAACTTTACAGTTCCAGTAAACGTTTCCCCGGGGATTTACAACGTTTTCTTTGCCTACGAAGACGTTCTTCTGGAGAACATCCCCGTGACAATTGCCTCCCCCACCAACATAACCGTGGAATTCGGCGAGATGCGGGAGGGGGAGAACGCCACGATCGCGGTCAGGCTCGTGGATGCGTTCGGCAATCCTGTCCCTGGAAGGATTGTCACCCTCAACCTCTTCGGCAACCACAGCGCCAGGACGGACATGAACGGCACTGCCCGCTTCACGGTTCGGCCGAGTGAAAGCGGGGGGCATAGGGCCAGTGCGGTCTTTGAAGGGGACAAGTTTTACCTTCCATCTACCGCTGAGTTCGAGGTTTCCGTGGCCGGACGGCCGCCTTACACCCTTATCCTCACGGGACTCATCATGCTGCCCGTCGGAGTGCTCGTCTACCGGAGGCGGGAGGATATCGCGGCGCTTAAGATTGGAATTACCTCCGCACTCAGGGGGCTGAAAAAAAGGCGCTACTCCCCAATCCTTCATCCCGACAGAAGGCCGCCGGTTTACGGCGAGGGCGAGAAAATCACCGTCACGAGCGATGTTCCCGTTGAGCTTTTCGTCGACGGCAAGCCCGCTGGAACTGGGAATAGATTCGAACTGGTGTTGCCCCGGGGGGTTCACGAACTTCTCGCAAAGGGGGAGAGAGTTAAGGGATGGCTCAAAGTGTGGGTTGTGGACTACAGGGAGGAGATAATGAGGCTCTACGACAGATGCTTCCTCGAACTCGCCAGGAGAAAGGGACTGGGAGGCAGGGACCTCGCCCCGGAGGAACTCGCCCACAGACTGCGGGGCGAATACGACTGGAACGACTTGAAGACCGTCACGTACCTTTTCGAGGTCGCCAGGTACAGCCTCTACCCTGTTGGAATGAGGGAGTTCATGGAGTTCTACCGGTCTCTGTCCCGACTGGTGGGAGGTGACTGCTATGAGAAAGATTGATACCTCTCTGATTCTCTATCCCATCCTCATGGTGCTCGTCTATGCCCTTTCGGGATATCCCCTCCTGAGCGGATACCTGGGGGACTTTGTGGCAAGCATCGAGGTGCTCCTGCTGTTTTTCCTCCTCTCCCGGCTCTCGCTTCTGCTCCCCGATTACGGGGAAGTTGCCTCCAAACTCTTTAAGGGGGCGGGTTTTGCACTCGCGTTCTATCTCCTCCCCTCCGAACCGTACACCAGCTGGGAATTTCAGCTCCCCCTGGCCCTTCTCGCCGCGGGGATTACCATGGCCAGCGTTGCGCCGGAGCTCCCGGAGATCCTGGGGCTTCTAACCCGGGGCTTTGGGGTGGCCATCGCCTTCTACGCCCTCTACACCTTCAGCGGTCAGCTGGTCAGGGGGTACATTATAGCCCCCGCGTTCCTCTATGCCGCGGCGGCATCGGTGGTCGTGTACGCACTCGTTGCCGTTGAACGCTCCGGCCTGATAGGAAGCCGTTTCGTGGAGAGAAACGCCGCCGGAATCATACTGCTCTTTGTACTCCTGGGGCTGTACGCCGGGCTCAGGCCCTACATGCTTGAGAACTACCCAAGGTACGTGTTTTACCTGGAGTGGGGGACGATAGGCTTCGCAACCCTGCTGGCAGCGATGGCCGTGCAGAACCACCTCTCTGCGGCGAACCTCGAGAACTATCTAGTGGGAGAATGGAAAAAGCACAGTATGGAGATATCCATAGCCGGGGACGAGGAGTTCGAGCGTGTGAAGGGGGCGGTGGAGGACTTCGTTCTCCGTAAAAAGAAGGGTCCGCTCGTGACGTTCCTGACCTACTACGGTATAAAAGCCCTGGGAAACATTGAAGCAGTTAGAGAACTCACCGAGCCCATCGTGGAGTACGAGGAGGAGTGCTACTCGGTGTTCACCCCAAGCTGGCTGGTCAGGAAGAGGGAGAGGGAGCGCCTCCAAAGGCGCCTTCAGCTTGTTAAATCTGCCATCGAAAAGATTGAAGAGTATATGGGGGGTAAAAGATGAACGCGGAGTCCTACGCAACCCTCTGTGATGAAGTCGTCTCGGTTGTTTCGAAGGTTTACATCGGCAACGAGGAGGTTGTGAGGAAAACGCTGGCGGCAGCCCTCGTAAATGGAAACGTACTCTTTGAAGACCATCCGGGTCTGGGGAAAACCCTACTTGCTAAGGCCTTCGGCCGCGCCCTCGGCCTGGAGTACCGCAGGGTTCAGTTCACGCCCGACCTGCTGCCGAGCGATATCATAGGGACCAAAGTCTGGAGGCAGAACCTTGGAACGTTTGAGCTCATTAAAGGCCCAATCTTCACCCACGTTCTCCTGGCGGACGAGATCAACCGCGCTCCACCAAAGACCCAGTCCGCGCTACTCGAGGCGATGGAGGAACGCCAAGTGACCATAGAGGGCGACACCATGAAGCTTGAGATGCCTTTCTTCGTGATAGCCACCCAGAATCCCATCGAGTACGAGGGAACCTATCCCCTCCCGGAGGCCCAGCTCGACAGATTCCTCCTCAGAATGAGCGTGGGTTATCCTAAGAGCCTGGATGACGAAGTTGGAATCCTCAAGGCAAGGATATCATGGGGCAAGGACGACCCAACCGCTGACATGGAGCCGGTCATGGACAGGGGCACGTTCCTGGAGATGCAGGCGTTCGTTGAGCACGAGGTGTTCATACACGACGAGGTTCTCAAATACATCGCGGGAATCGTCAGGGAGGTCAGAAAGGACGAAAGGGTTGAGGCGGGCCCGAGTCCCAGAGGCGCTCTGGCGCTGCTGAAGGTTTCCAAGGCGAACGCCATGATGAACGGCAGGGATTTCGTTGTTCCAGATGATGTCAAGAGATACGTCATAGATGCACTGGCCCACAGAATCGTTCTCGGGGCTGAGTACGCCTTTGAGGGAGTGAGCGGTCGGGAGGTCGTCGAGGCGGCGGTTAAGAGGGTTCCGGTTCCCAAAGAGTTCGAGCGTGAGGAGTAATGACCGCAGCCCGCTCCTTCATCTCCACCGCCCTCTGGTTCATCGCAGCCGGGATAATCTTCTCCATGCCGGGACTGGCGTACCTGGCGATAATTCCCATGACGGTGCTGGCGGTGGGGCTTTTGGTGGATCCCCCGGAGGGGATATCGGTTGAGAGGAAGCTCGTCAAAACGAACCTTCGGGTGGGGGAAGAACTGAGGGTCAGCGTGCGTCTCAAGGTCAGGCACGGCCTCGGCTTCGTGGTGATAAGGGACGCCCTCCCGGAGGAGTTCTCGCTGGTGGATGGGAGCAACGTCCGGGCGTTTTTCAAGGGGCCCAGGGAACTGGTGGTGGAGTACGAGTACGTCATCAAACCCGCGAAGAGGGGCAGGTACCGCATCGGCCGCAGTGAGGTGCTGGGCTACCACGTCTTTGGGCTCAAACCGAGCAGGTGGGGCGTTTTTGGTGAAGAAACCTACCTATCGGTGCTGCCGCGCGTAAGCCTTCCGAAGAGGACCAGAACGCCCGTTACAAAGTCCCAGATTCCCATCCCCGTGACGAGCGTCTCCATCAGGGGCGTGGCCTCCACGGACTTCAGGGAGATAAGGGAGTACCGCGCGGGCGACCCCGTCCGCTTCATAAACTGGAAGGCGTCCGCCAGGAAGGGTGAGGTTCTGGTAAACGAGTTCGAGAAGGAGGGCAAAAAAACGGTGCTTTTCATCATAGACGCAACGGGCTCCAAAGTTGGCTCCTCCGTGGAAAACCCCCTGGAATACAGCATCCAGCTCGTCTCTTCCCTGGCGTACTACTTCACAAAGAGGAACTACAACGTTGGCCTCTACGTAGTGGGCCACGGAAAGCTCATCCTTCCCGCCACCGGGTCAAAGCAGCTGTATATCCTGGTTAAAACGCTCCTGGAGCTTGAAGAGGTTGAGGTTGAAAAGGAGGACTTCGTTCGCGCCGTGGAAGGCCTCAAGCACGTGCTTATCCGCTACACACCCCTTGTGATTTACGTCTCAAACCTGCTCCCCGAAAGACTGGCTGAGATTAGGGAGGGCATAAGAAGGCTTCGTCCGATATACCGGGATAAACGGCTTCCAATGCTCGTGTTCGATGTATCCACGTACTCGCTTTTGGAGAGGGACGTCAGCTCGCTGATACTGCTGGAGAAGCGGGCCCTCCGGCACGACCTTCTAAGGGCGGGGGTGTACTCAATCCTCTGGGACCCGACCAGGGAAGACGTGACCTCCGTCGTTACAAAAACAGTGAGGCTGATAAGATGAGAACTGATCACGTCCTGACCGCACTGAGGCTGGCAGTTTTGGTGCCAATGATACTCATAGTTTCCGACATGCTGGCCTCGATAGCCCCCCTGACGGCGTTTCTTGGTGGACTCGGAATCGCAGCTCCAGAAACGCTGATCCGCCTCGGCGTGGCCGCGTTGGTGGGGTTTATAGTTCTCAACGGTGAGTCTCCCGGATGGCTGATATCCCTCGCCTACTTCGCGAACATGCTGTACCTGATAATGAGGGTCTCCCCCCTGGTCGAAATAGCTTTCCCGACCCTGTACCCACCTCTGATGGATGCGTTGGAGAAAAACGTGCTGCTCCCAACTTCACGGGCGTTCTTCTACATCCCCGTCCTCGTCATTGCCTCGATAGTTGATGACTACATCGGGGAGCTGATTGAGAAGGAGAGGATTATGAGTGAGTGGGAAATTCCCGATGGGGACGTTGCGGGCGTCGTTTACCCCTCTCTCCTGGTGATGGCCGTGGCAACGGTAACATCCGCCCTGGTGTTCCTGTGGGCGATTGATTACCTCACAGGGAGAGGGGTGGATTTTGGGGAGCTGTACTACCTGGCCCCTCCGCTTCTCCTGCTCGCGCTTGGGGTGTCGTTCAGCATGGGCATCTTCGGACGTGGGAAGGCCAGGCGCAACGTGCTTGTAATCAAAGCCAGAATACCGGTGGGCAGGAGCTATTCGTGGGAAATCGAGGGAGAAGAGAACCTCGTCGTGACCGTGCTGACCAGAGGTGGTGAAATGCGGGAACGAGAGGTGAGGATAGAAACGGAGGTCAAAGAACCGCTGAAGAGGGTGATCCTTTACGTTAAGACCTTGGGGGCGGGAGAGGGGGAGGATTCCACAAAGAGGGTGCCGGTTAGGAAGGTTAAGGAGAGCACCGACGGGGATACGGGGTTTCTGCTGTACACCAACATGTGGCCCGTTGAGTTCTGAGCGCCGAAAATCTTTTGTTTGAAAATATATCCATATTTCTGGTGGTATCATGCACGAACTCTACACAGTTCTTGCAGAGTACTACGATGCGATTTACAGGCGGAGGGTCGAGCGAATTGGGAAAGAGATAGACTTCGTGGAGGGGCTCTTCGAGAATGAAGCCGAGCGAGAGGTACGGAAAATCTTGGACCTTGCCTGCGGAACAGGAATTCCAACGCTCGAACTCGCGAGGAGGGGATACAAGGTTACCGGCCTCGACCTCCACGGGGAGATGCTGACCGTCGCGAGAAGAAAGGCCGAAGGGGAAGGACTGAAAATAGAATTCATTCGAGGAGACGCGCTCGAAATTGATTTTGAGGAGAAATTTGACGCCGTGACGATGTTCTTCTCGTCCATTATGTACTTCGATGATTCTGCAATTCAGCAATTGTTTAATTCTGTAAAACGGGCGCTGAAACCGGGCGGAATTTTCATCGCCGACTTCCCGTGCTGGTACTACGGCGGAAGGGACGGCCCGATAGTGTGGGACGAGCGGAAGGGCGACGAGCGGTTAATCATGACCGACTGGCGCGAGGTGGAGCCGGCGACACAAAAGCTCCACTTCAAGAGGCTCGTGCAGATAGTGAGGCCCGACGGGAGCGTTATGGCCTTCATGGTGGACGACGAGCTCAACATTTACACACCAAGGGAGATGAGGCTCTTGGCCGAGAAGCACTTCAGGCGGGTCAAAATCTACGGGGACCTCCACGAGCTGAGGCCCAACGACAGGAGGTACTGGCTTGTGGCGGTGAAGTAACCCCAAACTTTTTAAACCTCAGGCTCATTTCTATACCCTGGTGGTGCCTATCGTCCACCGTAACGCTGATTTCAACCTTTGAATCCCATGCGTTCCGCGCTTCTTGGTTAGCCCGTACTCCGGCACCACCGGCGTTGCTAAGATTTTTAAGCCGCCCTTCTGAGGGTAACCCATCTTCAAAAAACCGAAAAGGTGATGCCCATGCTTCCTAAGACCTACGACCCGAACGAGATTGAACCGAAGTGGCAGAAGTTCTGGCTGGATGAGAAAATCTACAAGTACGAGCTCGACGAGAAGAGGCCGAGCTACGCGATTGACACTCCGCCCCCGTTCACTAGCGGAACCCTCCACCTCGGTCACGTGCTCAGCCACACCTGGATCGACATCATAGCGCGCTATAAGAGAATGACCGGCTACAACGTGCTCTTCCCGCAGGGCTTCGACAACCACGGTCTCCCGACCGAGCTCAAGGTGGAAAAGGAGTTCGGAATAAGCAAAGACCAGCCCGAGCTCTTCCTCAAGAAGTGCGTTGAGTGGACCTGGCAGGCCATCGAGGCCATGCGCAACCAGTTCATTAGGATAGGATACTCCGCCGACTGGGACCTGGAGTACCACACGATGGATGAGTGGTACAGGGCCGCCGTTCAGAAGTCCCTCCTTGAGTTCTACGAGAAAGGTATGCTCTACCGCGACAAGCACCCGGTCTACTGGTGCCCGCGCTGCAGGACGAGTCTAGCTAAAGCCGAGGTCGGCTACGTCGAGGAGGATGGTTATCTTTACTACATCAAGCTCCCGCTCGCCGATGGAAGCGGCTACGTCCCCATAGCCACCACGAGGCCCGAGCTTATGCCCGCCTGTGTTGCCGTCTTCGTCCACCCGGAGGACGAGCGCTACAAGGACGTTGTGGGCAAGAAGGTGAAGCTCCCGATATTCGAGAGGGAAGTGCCAGTTATAGCCGATGAGGACGTTGACCCCGAATTCGGAACCGGTGCGGTCTACAACTGTACCTACGGCGACGAGCAGGATGTCGTCTGGCAGAAGCGCTACAACCTGCCGGTTATCATAGCGATCAACGAGGACGGCACCATGAACGAGAACGCCGGACCTTACGCCGGCCTCAAGACCGAGGAGGCGAGAGAGAAGATAGCGGAGGACCTCGAGAAGATGGGCCTCCTCTACGACAGAAA encodes the following:
- a CDS encoding uracil-DNA glycosylase family protein, with amino-acid sequence MLLRLENLKRVGELYINPTNLKVAPLALRDWRDFLSLDERTYGVYARTIYNPQERFLVVNSDDMGPLMRLEALYWEFLMEAEYFCGTENLDYQLRIGEFDGLPFANGWVGSGVVLVGEAPGRRGCGKTGICFYRDASGMLLRKTLFSLGINPDFLYITNVLKCNPPQNRLRGVPEGAYELLAMEIEAIKPGAIFAIGRTAEKTLKELGFEVEYLKHPAWYVRRGLREPSEEILAEYAKIREAMGEWRS
- a CDS encoding NTP transferase domain-containing protein, which produces MIVIMAGGRSSRMGREKPVLMVGGVPMILRIYHEAENVGETTVALSRNTPKTKELCLREGIPFVETPGKGYVEDVGWLLHEFGPFVSVSADLPFVKAGDIAQISGAFDGRTSLTGVLSIEKIPRDLNPVVYKGYAIVGLNAVGVEGERFFELSNPLLALNVNTREEIELAERMARILRPKKRKEI
- the cbiB gene encoding adenosylcobinamide-phosphate synthase CbiB, whose translation is MEVLIVFLLALLWDLLLGEPPALVHPVVWFGRLVGFFDGRWERKGPLPDFLAGTLAALVALLFAIALSLLPFYLPFPLNYALAVYLLKSSFAIKSLHEHVSRTVTENIEEKRNAVSMIVSRDTKSLDEAHLNSAAIESLAENLNDSVVAPLFYFLLFGLPGALLYRAANTLDAMLGYRNERYEFFGKFSARFDDLLNFVPARLTVLLYLPFGGRRVLKYYRLARFKLNSDKPMAAMSALLGVWLEKPGVYHFPGRAPENNDIRKALKVYWLVVAEWVIIVSLLLATEVFPCLNP
- a CDS encoding aminotransferase class I/II-fold pyridoxal phosphate-dependent enzyme produces the protein MLEPVKFSTYHGGSREEGLLDFSASLNPYPPEWLEEMFRRAKEISTRYSYYERLEKELAELVGEPLTVTAGITEALYLLGILALRGRKVVIPRHTYGEYERAARIFGAEVIKGPNEPEKLAELVGRDSVVFFCNPNNPDGRFYRIKELKPLLDAVEEGKALLVLDEAFIDFVERPESPEGGNIVRLRTFTKSYGLPGIRVGYVLGFPEAFRSVRMPWSIGSVGLAFLEFLIKDGFEHLRKTMPQIWREKKRLEQALDVKSDANFFIKRVGDAGEAVERLKERGILVRSCESFGLPEFVRFSVRKPEENDILIAGFRRVLNGL
- the cobS gene encoding adenosylcobinamide-GDP ribazoletransferase encodes the protein MKNLVPFFTRLPVRGDFEKARGELWALPLVALLSSALPTAVLYLNLPLGNVLALLALYFTIGLLHLDGLADWADGIMAKGDRERKIKAMKDLNTGIAGVFAVVMVLFLQVYSLQLVPFYALFLAELNSKFAMLLALATKKPLGQGLGAYFMERVNRKQLVLGTALYFLLLIPIAYTEPRSLASLTGPLTGAYVIHISLKNFGGLNGDCIGAVAEITRAGALLGIVVVWQMS
- the cobZ gene encoding alpha-ribazole phosphatase CobZ; translation: MVEFFQILESKGITLDAMLDTALELYIGDEREEVREKLRELMLHYLGDINVQALLTAAFLLEENFKVEGDPVNLVADELIGISIAELIGGKMALFNFFYYDTRKPGILAELPPFLDDAVGGFIAGCMTRLFESEGEQP